The DNA segment CAAGAGGACGCAACGGTGCCGCACCAACTCCTCCTGCAACTGCAAGCACTTTACCGGACGGTGAAAAACCATTGCCCAGAGGAGCCCGGATTCCTAGCTTATCACCCGCTTTAAAACCAAAAAGAGCTGTTGTTGCAGGACCTGCCTTCTGGACGGTAATCGAATTACCGGAAGAAAGGCCCATAGGAACTTCATCAACACCAGGAATCCAGACCATACAGAACTGCCCTGCCCGGAACTCAAATTTTTTGTCGAATACAAATGTCTTTATCAACGGAGTTTCATCGATTATCTCCGTAATCTCCATCGCATATGACTGAATATCACTCATGCGCACACCCTATAATGTCCACGGGCATTTCCCCGTCATCGGAATAAAGTGAGTTCTTAATATTTTCAAATATGTCAACCCTGTCAATGACACTGCTTCCGATTTCAACAGCCTGTGCTCCGGCCATCATCATCTCTATGACATTGTCTGCACATGATACTCCCCCACATCCTATAACAGGGATATCAAGCGCCTCGTACAAATCCCAGACGCACCTGACAGCTATGGGAAATATTGAGTGACCGGAAAGTCCCCCTGTTTTGTTCCCGAGAACCGGCCTTTTCATCTCAGTCGAAATTCTCATGGCCTTTACGGTATTTATAGCAACAACAGCACAGGCCCCACCCTCCTGGGCTGCAATTCCAGACTGAGTAATATCAGTAACGTTGGGAGTAAGTTTTACCCATACGGGAAGTCCGGTTTTTGCAACCGCTTTTGTGCATTCCAAAACCATGTCGGGGTTGCAGCCTATCTGCGCACCATAGCCCTCCGCGTGAGGACATGATACATTAAGCTCAAATCCCCGTACAATATCCTTAAACCAAGATGCAACAAGAGAGAATTCTTCAGGATTTCCTCCAAATATGCTTGCAATGACCGGTTTTCCTGACAACCCGAAAATTTCATCCTTAAAGTCTGACGAAGGGTTGGGAAGACCCATCGCGTTTATCAGGGAATTACCCATGACACATACACACGGTCCCTTATGACCCTCTTTCGGAAAAGGACCTATCGATTTCGTTACAACTGCCCCTGCCCCGGAATTCAGAATCCTGTTAAGAGATGCACCGGTTGTACCGAGTATGCCTGCGGCAAGTATCAGGTGATTATCTATTTTAACGCCACCGGCAGTGATGTTATCCTCTTTTAACAAAGTCACCATTTGAATTGAAAGTACTTTTGGAGTTATTTATTATTAACACTCGCCGAACAGGATAAGCCACATGCAAGAGAGAACAAAAATGATCATACAGTGGCATGAAAACCTGCCAGAAGCAACAATAAAATGACCATTAAACGTTCAGCCATTAAAAAAAGAAGAATAAGAAAAAAACATTTCCGCGATATACATGAAAAAATGATATGCACCCTAAAAAACTTAATGAATAAACGCGGGACAAATGAGAAAATAAAACAACCACAGTCCGGTTAAGAGTCATTTTATTATCAGCGTAACCAAAACTTGATCAACTATGACACATCTCTCGGTTATGGGAGCCGGAAAGATCGGCGGAGAAGTAGCATATCTTTCCACAATTATGGGAATAGCAGATAGTCTGACACTGGCTGACTGCAACGCTCCGTTTCTTAACGCACAGAAACTCGACATAATCCATACTGGAATCGATATTGATATATCAACTGACCCTGCAGACATTAAAAATTCTGATATTATTGTTTTTTCAGCAGGAAAACCCAGGAATCCTCAAATTAAAACACGGGCAGACCTGCTTGGCGAAAATATACCTGTCGCAAAAGAGTTCTGCTCAAAGATAGAAGGCTTTGACGGCATCTTAATCTGCATAACAAACCCTGTCGATGCTGTAAACGAATATATATGCAGAAATTCCGGAATCGAAAGAGAAAGATGCATAGGGTTCGGCGGTCAGCTTGACCTTGCACGCTTCAGGAACTTTTTGAAATCACGGGGAATAAATCCTGACGGTTCGGTGGTTTTGGGTGAACACGGTGAACACCAGGTTCCGCTGTTCTCAGGACTTAAAGAAAAAGTGGACAACGGCACAAGAGAGGAGATATTATCCGAGATGAGAGGTGCAAGCATGCCTGTCATAAAGGGAAAAGGAGGGACTGTATTTGGTCCGGCGTACAATATAACCAGACTTATTCAGGCTGTAAAAAATGGTAAAAACGAGATCTTCCCGTGTTCGTGCTGCCTGAAGGGTGAATACGGATATTCAGGCCTGTCAATAGGTGTTCCGGCAAAAATCGGAAAAGAAGGCATAATAAAAATATATGAAAAAGATATGGACTCATGGGAGAAAGAAAAATTCTCCAAAGCAGCGAACCACCTCATTAACCTTTGCAGGAGGACACATGACAGATGATATGACACCAATAAAACTTGCAATAAACCAGGTCGAATACTCAAACAGTCCCGGCGGGACTATTATTCACATATTCGGGCGTGAAGAATCCGGTAAAGCGCACCAGATAATAGTCACGGGATTCGAACCGTATTTCTACGCACCCGAAGACGAGGTCAAGAGTATTAACCTCCCGAAAGGGGCAAAAACCGAATTTTCAGACAAATTTCTCTCGATACGCGGCGAGAAACTGGCAAAGATAATCACCCCGAAACCGGGTGACGTCAGGGAAATGCGTGAGTCCTATAAGCATTATGAAGCAGACATACCTTTTGCCACAAGATTCATGATAGACACAGGCCTTACGGGTGGTGTAAATGCAATTCCAGAGACAACTTCAGAAACAACGGACTATCATGAAATCTCTCCTGCCAAAGTTAACGTTCCTGCAAGAATATGCTTTCTTGATATTGAATGCGAGGACAAAAACGGATTTCCGGACCCAAACAGAGAGATGATAAACTGCATCTCATGCTGGGACTCGTTTGACGATGTCTATACCACTTTTTTCTGGCCGCATGACCATGACACTAAAAAAGACCTGAACAACATATCCGGCAGCCATATCCTTAAAGTATTCAGAACTGAAAAAGAGCTTCTGGCCGGACTTTCGGAGTACATTGCAGAAAAAGACCCTGACATTATCTCCGGGTGGAACCTTGTGGATTTCGATATCCCCTATATCCTGAAAAGAATGGAGGTTCTGGGACTACGCGAGGACAGTCTTTCAAGAATTCCGGGTATGGGTGCAAGAAACCCAACAAGAGGAAGAGCCCTTTTTGACCTTCTTACGGCCTACAAAAAAATGCAGGGAGCAAGAAAGGAGTCATACAGGCTTGATGCAGTAGCAGAAGAGGAAATAGGGGAAGGAAAAATCCGTTACACGGGGACGGTCTCTGACCTGTGGGAAAAAGACCCTGAGAAGCTTATCGAGTACAACGTAAAGGATGTCGAGCTCTGTGTAGGTATAAACAAAAAAAACAATATAGTAGAGTTTTACAGGGAAATAGCACGCTATGTTGGCTGTCCTTTGGACAGGACGCTGAACTCGTCAAACGTCATCGACATATTTGTCCTGAGAAAGGCGTTCGGAAAATACATACTCCCGTCAAAAGGATATTCCGACGCCGAGGAATTTGAGGGTGCAACAGTATTCGAACCGTCCCTTGGCGTAAGAGAAAACGTCGTTGTCCTTGACCTTAAATCGCTGTATCCCATGTGTATGATGACAATCAACGCTTCACCCGAGACAAAGGACATAAACGGCGAGCTTCATGCACCTAACGGGATACGCTTCAGAAAAAAGCCCGACGGACTTACGAGAAGCATCATCAGCGACCTCATGAAGGAAAGAGACGAAAGAAAAAAGCTGAGGAACAACTACGAATACGGCTCTGACGAATACATTCTCCTTGACCTCCAGCAGAACGTACTCAAGGTCATAATGAACACCTACTACGGTGTCAGTGGATATGCAAGGTTCAGGCTCTACGACAGGGAAATAGGCTCGGCCGTAACTTCCGTCGGAAGGGCGATTATAGAGCACACGAGATCTGTCATCGAAAAACTCGGTTATACAGTAATATATGGGGATACTGACTCCTGTATGATAAGGCTTCCAGAAATGAACAAGGAAGAGACAATAAAAACCGCCCTTGCCATAGAAGAAGTATTAAATGAAAGTTATTCAAATTTTGCAAAGACTAAACTCGGTGCTGATCATCACTACTTTTCGATAAAATTCGAGAAAATTTACAGGCGTTTTTTCCAAGCCGGAAAGAAAAAAAGATATGCAGGATACCTGATCTGGAAAGAGGGTAAAGACGTTGACAAAATTGATATCATCGGCTTTGAAATGAAAAGAAGCGACTCACCGCACATTACAAAGGAGGTCCAGCACAATGTAATGGATCTCATCTTAAAAGGCGCCGACAGTGCCGAGCTTAAAAAATATCTTGGAGATGTAATCCGAAACTACAGGAAAGGCAGGTATTCTCTTGACGATATCGGTATTCCTGGAGGTATAGGAAAG comes from the Methanomicrobium sp. W14 genome and includes:
- a CDS encoding malate dehydrogenase; translation: MTHLSVMGAGKIGGEVAYLSTIMGIADSLTLADCNAPFLNAQKLDIIHTGIDIDISTDPADIKNSDIIVFSAGKPRNPQIKTRADLLGENIPVAKEFCSKIEGFDGILICITNPVDAVNEYICRNSGIERERCIGFGGQLDLARFRNFLKSRGINPDGSVVLGEHGEHQVPLFSGLKEKVDNGTREEILSEMRGASMPVIKGKGGTVFGPAYNITRLIQAVKNGKNEIFPCSCCLKGEYGYSGLSIGVPAKIGKEGIIKIYEKDMDSWEKEKFSKAANHLINLCRRTHDR
- a CDS encoding dihydroorotate dehydrogenase translates to MVTLLKEDNITAGGVKIDNHLILAAGILGTTGASLNRILNSGAGAVVTKSIGPFPKEGHKGPCVCVMGNSLINAMGLPNPSSDFKDEIFGLSGKPVIASIFGGNPEEFSLVASWFKDIVRGFELNVSCPHAEGYGAQIGCNPDMVLECTKAVAKTGLPVWVKLTPNVTDITQSGIAAQEGGACAVVAINTVKAMRISTEMKRPVLGNKTGGLSGHSIFPIAVRCVWDLYEALDIPVIGCGGVSCADNVIEMMMAGAQAVEIGSSVIDRVDIFENIKNSLYSDDGEMPVDIIGCAHE
- a CDS encoding DNA-directed DNA polymerase → MTDDMTPIKLAINQVEYSNSPGGTIIHIFGREESGKAHQIIVTGFEPYFYAPEDEVKSINLPKGAKTEFSDKFLSIRGEKLAKIITPKPGDVREMRESYKHYEADIPFATRFMIDTGLTGGVNAIPETTSETTDYHEISPAKVNVPARICFLDIECEDKNGFPDPNREMINCISCWDSFDDVYTTFFWPHDHDTKKDLNNISGSHILKVFRTEKELLAGLSEYIAEKDPDIISGWNLVDFDIPYILKRMEVLGLREDSLSRIPGMGARNPTRGRALFDLLTAYKKMQGARKESYRLDAVAEEEIGEGKIRYTGTVSDLWEKDPEKLIEYNVKDVELCVGINKKNNIVEFYREIARYVGCPLDRTLNSSNVIDIFVLRKAFGKYILPSKGYSDAEEFEGATVFEPSLGVRENVVVLDLKSLYPMCMMTINASPETKDINGELHAPNGIRFRKKPDGLTRSIISDLMKERDERKKLRNNYEYGSDEYILLDLQQNVLKVIMNTYYGVSGYARFRLYDREIGSAVTSVGRAIIEHTRSVIEKLGYTVIYGDTDSCMIRLPEMNKEETIKTALAIEEVLNESYSNFAKTKLGADHHYFSIKFEKIYRRFFQAGKKKRYAGYLIWKEGKDVDKIDIIGFEMKRSDSPHITKEVQHNVMDLILKGADSAELKKYLGDVIRNYRKGRYSLDDIGIPGGIGKNLESYENQDAHVRGAIYSNKNLGTDFKRGSKPKRVYIKCVTAKYPQTDVLDFEYADQVPEEFVIDWETMMEKSIKQPISRIIEAIGMKWNDVDPSRTTLFDFGM